The following are encoded in a window of Flavobacterium psychrotrophum genomic DNA:
- a CDS encoding glycoside hydrolase family 43 protein: MIQPNAKFHSATVKTIGLCAVLSLAACGEKKQEKAEEAETTTTKETKTYLSEPLVSDLYTADPSAHVFEGKIYIYPSHDIDAGVKENDNGDHFAMKDYHIFSMDSIGGKVTDHGVALDVKDIPWAGRQLWAPDVAFKNGTYYLYFPLKDKNDVFRMGVATSKSPAGPFKAEKEPIAGSYSIDPAVFTDDNGESYMYFGGIWGGQLQRWATGKYDANGSKTDGQDDTKPALSCKVAKMSKDMLHFDGAVKDVVIVDKEGNQLLTGDHDRRFFEGSWVHKFNGKYYFSYSTGDTHYLAYATGDNPYGPFTYQGTFMDPVQGWTTHHSIVEIKGKWYIFYHDTQLSGKTHLRNIKVTELKHSADGSIELIKP; encoded by the coding sequence ATGATACAACCAAACGCTAAATTTCATTCGGCTACAGTTAAAACAATAGGGCTTTGTGCCGTTTTGAGCCTGGCTGCCTGTGGCGAAAAAAAGCAGGAAAAGGCTGAAGAAGCTGAAACCACTACAACTAAAGAAACCAAAACTTACCTGTCTGAACCACTGGTAAGTGACCTTTATACGGCAGACCCTTCTGCACACGTTTTTGAAGGGAAGATATACATTTACCCGTCTCACGATATTGATGCGGGAGTTAAAGAAAATGATAATGGCGACCACTTTGCCATGAAAGATTACCACATTTTTTCTATGGATAGCATAGGAGGTAAGGTAACAGACCACGGCGTGGCACTGGATGTTAAAGATATTCCGTGGGCAGGCAGGCAGCTGTGGGCACCGGATGTGGCTTTTAAAAACGGTACCTACTACCTGTATTTTCCGCTGAAGGATAAAAATGATGTGTTCAGGATGGGGGTGGCTACAAGCAAATCTCCGGCTGGTCCTTTTAAGGCAGAAAAAGAACCGATAGCAGGTAGCTACAGTATAGATCCTGCGGTGTTTACTGATGATAATGGCGAATCGTACATGTACTTTGGGGGTATATGGGGCGGGCAGCTGCAACGCTGGGCTACTGGTAAATATGATGCTAACGGTTCTAAGACAGATGGACAGGACGATACTAAACCGGCACTAAGCTGTAAAGTAGCTAAAATGAGCAAAGATATGCTGCATTTTGACGGTGCTGTTAAAGATGTAGTAATCGTAGATAAAGAAGGTAACCAACTACTTACCGGCGACCACGACAGGCGCTTTTTTGAAGGCTCGTGGGTGCATAAATTTAATGGCAAATACTATTTCAGTTATTCTACCGGAGATACGCATTACCTGGCGTATGCCACCGGAGATAATCCTTATGGACCGTTTACATACCAGGGTACGTTTATGGATCCTGTTCAAGGCTGGACAACACACCACTCTATTGTAGAGATAAAAGGTAAATGGTACATTTTTTACCATGATACGCAGCTGTCAGGTAAAACACACCTGCGTAATATTAAGGTTACCGAACTTAAGCACAGTGCAGATGGTTCTATAGAACTTATAAAACCATAA
- a CDS encoding phage tail protein, whose amino-acid sequence MEEYIGIIKLFAGSFVPNGWAECNGQLVPIHQASTLYSILENTYGGDGINTFALPDLRGRIPVGLGAQPGGASYKQGVTGGTEGIVLTDKHLPEHSHTAKFNLSNAAGDAAAPEADSVIGTPNYPDGRGQANSNLYNKTAANVANTKMISVDNAGQTKPNGIDLRQPYMGMRYIICVSGLYPPRA is encoded by the coding sequence ATGGAAGAGTACATCGGAATTATCAAACTTTTTGCAGGCAGTTTTGTACCAAACGGATGGGCAGAATGCAATGGTCAGCTCGTGCCAATTCACCAGGCGTCAACCCTGTATTCAATTTTAGAAAATACTTATGGCGGTGATGGTATAAACACATTTGCCTTACCAGATCTTAGGGGCAGGATACCGGTAGGCCTTGGTGCCCAGCCGGGTGGTGCTTCATACAAACAGGGTGTAACGGGAGGTACAGAAGGTATTGTGCTTACTGATAAGCACTTGCCAGAGCACAGCCACACTGCAAAATTTAACCTTAGTAACGCCGCGGGCGATGCCGCTGCGCCAGAGGCTGACTCTGTTATTGGAACACCTAACTACCCCGATGGGCGTGGCCAGGCAAATTCAAACTTATACAACAAGACCGCTGCTAATGTTGCAAATACTAAAATGATATCTGTAGACAATGCAGGACAAACCAAACCCAATGGTATTGATTTAAGACAACCTTACATGGGTATGCGTTATATTATTTGTGTAAGTGGTTTGTACCCACCTCGTGCTTAA
- a CDS encoding sensor histidine kinase, which translates to METALFLQNNKIGLLMLSGIIFMFAAGTILLLFFHFSQKKFIQQELEKKDLELQHNKLLLNATLEVQEKERKRIAQDLHDDISSKLNIISINSHLLSIGGLTKEKQDEVTGIIIGLSSKVLENSRRIAHNLFPPVFDKFGIHAAILELCKEFNTLENVNITYENTIEFDPAESEKHMHVFRILQELLNNSIRHGKATNISIRFDGDAALTTCHYKDNGLGFDTESSDNKKGLGMKNIESRINYLKGSFDIQSVINQGTTITFTF; encoded by the coding sequence ATGGAAACAGCACTTTTTTTACAAAACAATAAAATAGGCCTACTGATGCTCAGTGGTATTATTTTTATGTTTGCTGCGGGTACAATACTGTTATTATTTTTTCATTTCTCTCAAAAAAAATTCATACAACAGGAACTTGAAAAAAAAGATCTTGAACTGCAACACAACAAGCTACTTTTAAATGCCACCCTTGAGGTTCAGGAAAAAGAACGTAAACGTATTGCCCAGGACCTGCACGATGACATTAGCTCTAAGCTAAATATCATTTCTATCAACTCGCACCTGCTGAGCATTGGCGGGCTTACTAAAGAAAAACAGGATGAGGTAACCGGTATCATAATAGGGCTATCCTCTAAAGTACTCGAAAATTCAAGACGCATTGCGCACAACCTATTTCCTCCGGTGTTTGATAAATTTGGCATACATGCTGCCATACTCGAATTGTGTAAGGAGTTTAATACACTCGAAAATGTAAATATTACTTATGAAAATACTATTGAGTTTGACCCTGCCGAAAGCGAAAAGCACATGCACGTTTTCAGGATATTGCAGGAACTGCTCAATAACTCTATACGCCATGGTAAGGCCACAAATATAAGCATCCGCTTTGACGGTGATGCCGCATTAACTACCTGCCATTATAAAGATAACGGACTGGGATTTGATACTGAAAGCTCTGATAATAAAAAAGGACTGGGTATGAAAAACATCGAAAGCCGCATTAATTACCTTAAAGGCTCATTCGATATACAGTCTGTTATTAACCAGGGTACTACAATAACATTTACATTCTAA
- a CDS encoding response regulator transcription factor produces MKTINIAIVDDELLFRSGISFILKREPDIKVIFEAGNGNELLEYLRASEDLPDIIMMDLKMPELNGVEASKIINDEFADIKIIALTSYDSKLFVANMINVGAAAYLVKNTSPDVLLFTIREVAIKGYYYNDEVLGIIKDNLSVLKESKFSFDSEPLTNREREIIRLICLQYSTKEIADMLFINYRTVEGHRNNLLLKTQSKNMAGLVLYSLRKDILSLDDLMA; encoded by the coding sequence ATGAAAACCATCAATATAGCCATAGTCGATGACGAACTGCTATTCAGGAGTGGTATATCTTTCATATTGAAGCGCGAACCGGATATAAAAGTCATATTTGAAGCAGGTAATGGTAACGAACTGTTAGAGTATTTAAGAGCCTCGGAAGACCTGCCGGATATTATTATGATGGACTTAAAAATGCCGGAACTCAACGGAGTAGAAGCCAGCAAAATTATAAACGATGAGTTTGCCGATATTAAGATTATTGCCCTTACCAGCTATGACAGCAAATTGTTTGTTGCCAATATGATAAATGTGGGCGCGGCAGCCTATCTGGTAAAAAACACATCGCCCGATGTATTGCTGTTTACCATTCGTGAAGTGGCTATTAAAGGGTATTATTATAATGATGAGGTACTGGGTATAATAAAAGATAACCTGAGCGTACTTAAAGAATCTAAATTCAGCTTCGACAGTGAGCCGCTTACCAACCGCGAACGTGAAATAATACGCCTTATATGCCTGCAATATTCTACTAAAGAAATTGCCGATATGCTGTTTATAAATTACCGCACGGTAGAAGGGCACCGCAATAACCTGCTGCTAAAAACACAGTCTAAAAATATGGCCGGCCTGGTATTATACTCTCTTCGTAAAGATATACTGAGCCTGGATGATCTTATGGCTTAG
- a CDS encoding alpha-glucuronidase family glycosyl hydrolase, giving the protein MQYKILVSYIVLFCMLPFGVKADDGYRLWLKYEKVNNTALLNTYRQTFQSYKVGTKSPIINAATSELTRGLKGLLGSDIKETSAGTEGTLLIGTPQNAPFIKSLKLDKQLKTLGNEGFLIQTVTVKGKKCTVIAANKDAGLLYGVFHLLKLVQTHQSVANLSVVSAPKLDVRLLNHWDNLDGTIERGYAGKSIWKWDELPQTVDSRYTDYARANASIGINGTVLNNVNSNPKILTEEYLSKVKALADVFRPYGLKVYLSVSFSAPITIGGLKTADPLDAGVKDWWKKKADEIYKQIPDFGGFLVKANSEGQPGPQDYKRTHADGANMLAEAVKPHNGIIMWRAFVYNSNPTVDRTLQAYDSFKPFDGKFNDNVIVQIKNGPIDFQPREPFSPLFGAMPNTSLMMEFQVTQEYLGFSKHLVFLSTLFEEVLQSDTYAKGKGSTVSNVLQGNYTTGRLTGMAGVSNIGNSRNWCGYTFGQANWYALGRMAWNPDQSSEAIAGDWLKMTFSNEKEFVDPVKKMLMESRENTVDYMTPLGLNHIMAYNTHNGPGPWVDTAAQPNWKSTYYHNASAEGIGFDRSSTGSNAVAQYFPPVRDTYNNIEACPENLLLWFHNVKWTYKTKSGRSLWDELCQHYYAGVEGVRAMQKTWEGAKSHVDAETYADVMEMLKLHEEEAVIWRNSCVLYFQTFSKMPIPAGLEAPDKPLSYYKTLELKYP; this is encoded by the coding sequence ATGCAATACAAAATACTGGTTTCTTATATCGTACTCTTCTGTATGCTGCCCTTTGGCGTTAAAGCCGATGATGGGTACCGCCTGTGGCTGAAGTACGAAAAAGTAAACAACACAGCACTTTTAAACACCTACAGGCAAACTTTTCAGTCATACAAAGTGGGTACTAAATCTCCTATTATTAATGCTGCTACATCAGAACTTACCCGTGGACTTAAAGGCCTGTTGGGTAGTGATATTAAAGAAACATCAGCTGGTACAGAAGGTACGCTTCTTATTGGTACTCCGCAAAATGCGCCGTTTATCAAAAGCCTTAAATTAGATAAGCAGTTAAAAACACTTGGTAACGAGGGTTTCCTGATACAAACAGTAACCGTTAAGGGTAAAAAATGTACCGTAATTGCTGCCAATAAAGATGCCGGATTACTGTATGGTGTATTCCATCTATTAAAACTGGTGCAAACACATCAAAGTGTTGCAAACCTTTCGGTAGTAAGCGCGCCAAAACTAGATGTAAGGCTGCTTAACCATTGGGATAACCTGGATGGTACGATTGAACGTGGATACGCCGGTAAATCAATATGGAAGTGGGATGAGTTGCCGCAAACGGTAGACAGCCGTTATACTGATTATGCACGTGCTAATGCCTCGATAGGTATTAACGGTACAGTACTGAACAACGTAAATTCAAATCCAAAAATCCTTACCGAAGAATACCTGTCTAAAGTAAAAGCGCTTGCAGATGTTTTCAGGCCCTACGGGCTTAAGGTATACCTGTCGGTTTCGTTTAGCGCGCCCATAACCATAGGCGGCTTGAAGACTGCTGACCCGCTGGATGCCGGCGTAAAAGACTGGTGGAAGAAAAAGGCAGATGAGATTTATAAGCAAATACCTGATTTTGGTGGATTTTTGGTTAAAGCAAACTCAGAGGGGCAGCCGGGCCCGCAGGACTACAAGCGTACACACGCCGATGGTGCTAATATGTTGGCAGAAGCTGTAAAGCCACACAACGGTATTATAATGTGGAGGGCTTTTGTATACAACAGCAACCCCACGGTAGACAGAACGCTACAGGCATACGACAGCTTTAAGCCTTTTGATGGCAAGTTTAACGATAATGTAATTGTACAAATTAAGAACGGCCCGATAGATTTTCAGCCGCGCGAGCCGTTTTCTCCGCTGTTTGGCGCAATGCCCAATACATCGCTGATGATGGAGTTTCAGGTAACGCAGGAGTACCTTGGCTTTTCAAAGCACCTGGTGTTTCTATCTACCCTGTTTGAAGAGGTACTACAGTCAGATACTTACGCAAAAGGCAAGGGCAGCACGGTTTCTAACGTGTTGCAGGGTAATTACACTACCGGCAGGCTAACCGGTATGGCGGGGGTATCTAACATTGGTAACAGCCGCAACTGGTGTGGCTACACCTTTGGTCAGGCCAACTGGTATGCGCTGGGCAGGATGGCATGGAATCCTGACCAATCATCTGAAGCAATAGCGGGCGACTGGCTAAAAATGACTTTTAGCAACGAAAAAGAGTTTGTAGACCCCGTAAAAAAGATGCTTATGGAATCGCGTGAAAACACGGTAGATTATATGACCCCATTGGGACTAAACCATATCATGGCTTATAATACCCATAACGGCCCGGGCCCGTGGGTAGATACTGCTGCACAGCCCAACTGGAAGTCTACTTATTATCATAACGCAAGTGCTGAGGGCATTGGCTTTGACCGTAGTAGTACCGGTTCTAATGCCGTAGCGCAATATTTTCCGCCTGTGCGCGATACATATAACAATATCGAAGCCTGTCCTGAAAACCTCTTGCTATGGTTCCATAACGTTAAGTGGACCTACAAGACCAAATCAGGCCGTAGCCTTTGGGACGAACTTTGCCAGCATTACTATGCAGGTGTAGAAGGCGTGCGTGCTATGCAAAAAACCTGGGAAGGTGCAAAAAGCCATGTTGACGCAGAAACGTATGCTGATGTAATGGAGATGCTTAAACTCCATGAGGAAGAGGCAGTGATATGGAGAAATTCGTGCGTGCTGTATTTCCAGACGTTTTCTAAGATGCCCATTCCGGCAGGGCTTGAAGCGCCGGATAAGCCACTAAGTTATTATAAAACACTAGAGCTTAAGTACCCATAA
- the xylA gene encoding xylose isomerase — MSTTKQAYFKGVDKIKFEGRESNNPFAFKWYDENRVVAGKPLKDHFKFAMAYWHTLCNTGGDPFGPGTETHSWNKSEDAVARAKDKMDAGFEFMEKVGIPYYCFHDVDLVDEAPTLAEFEKRIHAVVEYAKEKQKETGIKLLWGTSNLFSNPRYMNGASTNPNFDVVAYAGAQAKIAIDATIALGGENYVFWGGREGYMSLLNTDIKREQDHLAMFLATCRDYARGEGFKGSFLIEPKPMEPMKHQYDFDAATCIGFINKYGLKDDFKLNLEVNHATLAGHTFEHEMQIAANEGLLGSLDANRGDYQNGWDTDQFPIDIYEITQAMLVFLQAGGLQGGGINFDAKVRRNSTDPEDKFIAHISGMDIFARGLISADHILRNTDYAKLRTDRYASFDAGKGNEFEKGRLKLTDLDAYARANGEPKAISGKQELFEQIIANAY, encoded by the coding sequence ATGAGTACAACAAAACAAGCTTACTTTAAGGGAGTAGATAAGATAAAATTTGAAGGCAGGGAAAGTAATAATCCGTTTGCTTTTAAATGGTATGATGAAAACCGTGTTGTAGCGGGCAAACCGCTTAAAGACCATTTTAAATTTGCCATGGCTTACTGGCATACACTGTGTAATACAGGTGGCGACCCTTTTGGCCCGGGTACAGAAACCCATTCATGGAACAAAAGCGAAGATGCGGTAGCACGTGCTAAAGATAAAATGGATGCAGGTTTTGAATTTATGGAAAAAGTAGGCATTCCATATTACTGTTTCCATGACGTGGATTTAGTAGATGAAGCGCCGACATTGGCTGAGTTCGAAAAGCGCATCCACGCTGTGGTAGAATATGCTAAAGAAAAACAAAAAGAGACCGGTATAAAACTGCTTTGGGGTACAAGTAACCTGTTCAGTAACCCAAGGTACATGAACGGTGCATCTACAAATCCTAATTTTGATGTGGTGGCTTATGCAGGTGCACAGGCTAAAATTGCTATTGATGCTACTATTGCATTAGGTGGCGAGAACTACGTTTTTTGGGGTGGTCGCGAAGGTTATATGAGCCTTTTAAATACAGATATAAAACGTGAGCAGGACCACCTTGCCATGTTCCTGGCTACTTGCCGTGATTATGCACGCGGAGAGGGCTTTAAAGGTAGTTTCCTTATTGAGCCTAAGCCTATGGAGCCTATGAAGCACCAGTATGATTTTGATGCGGCTACCTGTATTGGCTTTATCAACAAATATGGCCTTAAAGACGACTTTAAGCTAAATCTTGAGGTAAACCATGCTACACTTGCAGGCCATACCTTTGAGCACGAAATGCAGATAGCAGCTAACGAAGGCCTTTTAGGAAGCCTTGACGCTAACCGTGGCGATTACCAAAACGGTTGGGATACAGACCAGTTCCCTATAGATATTTATGAAATTACACAGGCTATGCTTGTGTTCCTTCAGGCAGGTGGCCTGCAGGGCGGTGGTATTAACTTTGATGCTAAAGTGCGCCGTAACTCTACAGACCCTGAAGATAAATTTATTGCGCATATTAGCGGTATGGACATCTTTGCACGCGGACTTATTAGTGCAGACCATATCCTTAGAAATACTGACTACGCAAAACTGCGTACAGACCGTTACGCATCTTTTGATGCCGGTAAGGGTAATGAGTTTGAAAAAGGCCGTCTTAAACTGACAGACCTTGATGCGTATGCACGTGCCAATGGTGAGCCAAAAGCCATCAGTGGTAAGCAGGAGTTGTTTGAGCAAATCATTGCTAACGCGTATTAG
- a CDS encoding glycosyl hydrolase 115 family protein: MNKTLLLFLISFCFTVSAQHTVAFSKSGTGFPVVSATGATAVLFDTKDDSLVHIAAKLFAEDINRATGKQPILVNKPGKAENIIIIGSLEKSSFIKELVKKKRLNVKTLKGQWDGYQIQVIKNPFKGVKQALVIAGSNKRGAAYGALELTKQFGVSPWYWWADVPAKKRETIYLDATTHLADAPKVKYRGIFINDEAPAFTGWAKEQFGGLNSKTYEKVFELLIRLKGNYMWPAMWGSAFNYDDPRNPALAGKWGVVMGTSHHEPMLRAQQEWKLFGKGAWDYTKNDKVLRDFWEKGIQNMGTHESIVTIGMRGDGDEPMTEGTATTLLENIVADQRKIIEAVTKKPATETPQLWALYKEVQDYYDKGMRVPDDVTLLLCDDNWGNIRKLPRLDEKPRKGGYGIYYHFDYVGDPRNYKWINTNNIARVYEQMHLAWEYNARQIWIVNVGDIKPMEFPISFFLDYAWDPERYTPENLRAYYTDWAAGQFGKANAAEVGTILQNYSQLAARRKPELTDTKTYSIVNYNESEAVVNEYKALLQKAEQINKNLSQNYKDAYYQLVLHPIQANANLHEMYRAVALNQQYATAKDKKANEYADAVKALFKKDSLISVQYNKNTANGKWNHFMDQVHIGYTSWNDPKVNIIPAVTYVPDNAIGRYTPLASVADKSALGQITDTAAPVFYEKNGYVSIAAEHYSRATTGNGIEWKVIPDIGRTGSGLTLYPVTAAEQHPENNGPHAEYDFYVYEDGTPSVQAYFSPTLNFHNTSGGLRYAISIDDEQPQILGSNDYKDLSEWRTWVANNVIKITTAHKALKTGKHTLKFWMVDAGLVLQKLVIDFGGVKESYLGPPETKAGN; encoded by the coding sequence ATGAATAAAACACTTTTACTTTTTCTGATTTCATTTTGTTTTACTGTATCTGCACAGCATACTGTTGCATTTTCAAAAAGTGGTACGGGTTTCCCAGTGGTATCTGCTACAGGGGCTACAGCGGTGCTTTTTGATACGAAAGACGACTCGCTGGTGCACATTGCAGCAAAGCTTTTTGCTGAAGATATAAACAGGGCAACGGGCAAGCAGCCAATACTTGTAAACAAACCGGGCAAGGCAGAAAACATTATTATAATAGGAAGCCTTGAAAAATCTAGTTTTATAAAAGAGCTGGTTAAAAAGAAAAGGCTAAATGTAAAAACACTGAAAGGCCAGTGGGATGGCTACCAGATACAGGTTATAAAAAATCCGTTTAAAGGAGTAAAACAGGCTCTGGTAATTGCGGGTAGCAACAAGCGTGGTGCTGCTTATGGAGCTTTGGAACTTACCAAACAATTTGGGGTTTCTCCGTGGTACTGGTGGGCAGATGTGCCTGCTAAAAAACGTGAAACCATATACCTGGATGCAACTACACACTTGGCAGATGCACCAAAGGTAAAGTACAGGGGCATCTTTATTAATGATGAAGCCCCGGCATTTACCGGATGGGCTAAGGAACAATTTGGCGGGCTGAACAGCAAAACCTATGAAAAGGTATTTGAACTCCTCATACGACTAAAGGGTAACTATATGTGGCCGGCAATGTGGGGCAGTGCTTTTAATTATGATGACCCGCGCAACCCGGCACTGGCAGGTAAATGGGGTGTGGTAATGGGCACATCACATCATGAGCCAATGCTGCGTGCGCAGCAGGAGTGGAAACTCTTTGGTAAAGGGGCATGGGATTATACGAAGAATGATAAGGTATTGCGTGATTTCTGGGAAAAGGGCATACAAAATATGGGCACTCACGAGAGCATTGTTACCATAGGGATGCGTGGCGACGGCGACGAACCCATGACCGAAGGTACGGCCACCACGCTACTTGAAAATATAGTAGCCGACCAGCGTAAGATAATTGAGGCTGTTACAAAAAAGCCTGCTACAGAAACGCCGCAACTGTGGGCGCTTTATAAAGAAGTGCAGGACTATTATGATAAAGGTATGCGTGTGCCGGATGATGTTACACTATTATTGTGCGATGACAACTGGGGAAACATACGCAAGCTGCCACGCCTAGATGAAAAACCGCGAAAGGGTGGGTACGGCATTTACTATCATTTTGATTATGTGGGTGACCCGCGTAACTATAAGTGGATCAATACCAATAATATTGCCCGTGTGTACGAACAAATGCACCTGGCGTGGGAATATAATGCCCGCCAGATATGGATTGTGAATGTGGGCGATATAAAACCAATGGAGTTTCCCATATCGTTCTTTTTAGATTATGCCTGGGATCCTGAACGCTATACGCCCGAAAATTTAAGGGCTTATTATACAGACTGGGCGGCAGGGCAATTTGGTAAGGCTAATGCTGCTGAAGTAGGTACGATATTGCAAAACTACAGCCAGCTTGCCGCCAGGAGAAAACCAGAGCTTACCGATACTAAAACGTATAGCATTGTGAATTACAATGAGAGCGAAGCGGTAGTAAATGAGTACAAAGCACTTTTGCAGAAGGCGGAGCAAATAAACAAGAACCTGTCTCAAAATTATAAGGATGCTTATTACCAACTGGTTTTGCACCCTATACAGGCTAATGCTAACCTGCACGAAATGTATCGCGCGGTGGCTTTAAACCAACAGTATGCTACTGCTAAAGATAAAAAGGCAAATGAGTATGCTGATGCCGTAAAAGCACTGTTTAAAAAAGATTCACTGATAAGCGTGCAGTACAATAAAAACACGGCTAATGGCAAATGGAACCATTTTATGGATCAGGTGCATATAGGCTATACATCGTGGAATGACCCTAAGGTAAACATTATACCTGCGGTAACATATGTTCCTGATAACGCTATCGGAAGATATACACCGCTGGCATCTGTTGCAGATAAATCGGCTTTAGGCCAAATTACTGATACAGCAGCTCCTGTGTTTTATGAGAAGAATGGTTATGTATCTATAGCAGCTGAACATTATAGCAGGGCAACAACAGGCAACGGCATTGAATGGAAAGTAATTCCGGATATTGGCAGGACGGGTTCAGGGTTAACACTTTATCCGGTAACGGCAGCCGAACAACACCCTGAAAATAACGGACCTCATGCGGAATACGATTTTTATGTGTATGAAGATGGTACGCCATCAGTGCAGGCTTATTTTTCACCCACGCTTAACTTTCATAATACGTCAGGCGGCTTGCGCTATGCCATATCAATTGATGACGAACAGCCACAGATTTTGGGCAGTAATGATTATAAAGACCTTAGCGAATGGCGCACTTGGGTTGCCAATAACGTTATAAAAATTACCACAGCGCACAAAGCGTTGAAAACGGGTAAGCATACACTAAAATTCTGGATGGTAGATGCCGGGCTGGTACTTCAAAAACTGGTTATAGATTTTGGCGGCGTAAAAGAAAGCTACCTTGGCCCGCCGGAAACCAAAGCCGGTAACTAA
- a CDS encoding xylulokinase has product MLFLGIDLGSSSIKLSVFDADKGHTIAAVGVPEQEMGFYAERLGWAEQDPLQWWGYVKAGLQTLSRSHNINLKQISGIGIAYQMHGLVLTDGDLNPVRPAIIWCDSRAAEIGERIYQQVGEQACQAQILGSPGNFTASKLKWVQENEPEIFYSAVHMMLPGDFIAAKLSGVAQTTSSGLSEAALWNFKEGRLAVEILEAFDLPIAMIPEVVPTFGHQANINAAVAAELGLSPDVKITYRAGDQPNNALSLNVLKPGEIATTAGTSAVIYSVTDKDAYDINSRVNTFLHVNNEAEAKRNGVLLCINGSGILYSWLRRVMSLGSNEPVSYNLLNAEAAKAEPGSKGLRFYPFGNGVERIFNNKLVFSGIQNLNFTLHQSPELVRAACESIVFAMNYGFDVMKELGAGGTVVRAGMANLFLSPVFREIFANVTQTTVELYNTAGADGAARGAACGYGFYKNLDEAFSSLQCLERIEPQAGLSNLYGDIYKEWKQNINIENNKNEYNKTSLL; this is encoded by the coding sequence ATGCTTTTTTTAGGAATAGATCTTGGCAGTTCATCCATCAAGCTTAGCGTTTTTGATGCTGATAAAGGGCACACTATTGCGGCTGTTGGGGTGCCTGAGCAGGAAATGGGCTTTTATGCCGAACGCCTTGGCTGGGCAGAGCAGGATCCGCTGCAATGGTGGGGGTATGTAAAGGCCGGCCTGCAAACGCTGAGCCGCAGCCATAACATTAACCTTAAGCAAATTTCGGGTATTGGCATTGCTTACCAAATGCACGGGCTTGTACTTACCGATGGCGATTTAAACCCTGTAAGGCCGGCCATTATATGGTGCGACAGCAGGGCTGCCGAAATTGGCGAGCGCATTTACCAGCAGGTAGGAGAGCAGGCATGCCAGGCGCAGATACTGGGAAGCCCGGGTAACTTTACCGCTTCTAAATTAAAGTGGGTACAGGAAAATGAGCCTGAGATATTTTATAGTGCGGTACACATGATGCTGCCGGGCGATTTTATTGCGGCAAAGCTTTCGGGTGTGGCGCAAACCACATCGTCAGGACTATCTGAAGCTGCTTTATGGAACTTTAAAGAAGGCCGTCTTGCCGTAGAAATACTGGAAGCTTTTGACCTGCCAATAGCAATGATACCGGAAGTGGTACCCACCTTTGGCCATCAGGCAAACATCAATGCAGCAGTAGCGGCAGAACTCGGCTTAAGCCCCGATGTAAAAATAACCTACAGGGCGGGCGACCAGCCTAACAATGCCTTATCATTAAACGTACTAAAGCCGGGAGAAATAGCTACTACAGCGGGTACATCGGCGGTAATATATTCGGTTACAGATAAAGATGCTTATGATATTAACAGCCGTGTAAACACATTTCTTCATGTTAATAATGAAGCCGAAGCCAAACGAAATGGCGTACTGCTTTGCATTAACGGGTCGGGCATATTGTACAGCTGGCTGCGCAGGGTAATGTCTTTAGGCAGTAACGAGCCGGTATCGTATAACCTTTTAAATGCCGAAGCTGCAAAGGCAGAGCCGGGCAGCAAAGGCCTGCGCTTTTATCCTTTTGGCAATGGCGTAGAGCGTATCTTCAATAACAAGCTGGTATTCTCAGGAATCCAGAATCTAAACTTTACGTTACATCAATCTCCTGAACTGGTGCGTGCAGCCTGCGAAAGCATTGTGTTTGCCATGAACTATGGTTTTGATGTAATGAAAGAACTTGGGGCGGGGGGTACCGTAGTGCGTGCCGGTATGGCTAACTTATTCCTGAGCCCGGTGTTCAGGGAAATTTTTGCCAATGTAACGCAAACTACCGTAGAGCTTTACAATACTGCGGGTGCCGATGGTGCAGCACGTGGTGCGGCTTGTGGCTATGGGTTTTATAAAAACCTTGATGAGGCCTTTAGCAGCCTGCAATGCCTGGAACGCATAGAACCACAGGCCGGCCTGAGCAACCTTTACGGAGACATATACAAAGAGTGGAAACAAAATATTAATATTGAAAATAATAAAAATGAGTACAACAAAACAAGCTTACTTTAA